The Acidobacteriota bacterium genome contains a region encoding:
- a CDS encoding S46 family peptidase — VGLLFDGNWESMISDWDFLPEVTRSIHVDVRYMLWVMDRIDEAWHLLEEMGVEPTFKPTGKNPSAG; from the coding sequence TGGTCGGGTTGCTCTTCGACGGCAACTGGGAAAGCATGATCTCTGATTGGGATTTCCTTCCCGAGGTAACTCGCTCGATCCACGTCGATGTCCGGTACATGCTGTGGGTGATGGATCGGATCGATGAGGCCTGGCACCTGCTCGAAGAGATGGGTGTCGAACCGACCTTCAAACCGACCGGAAAGAATCCATCGGCGGGATAG
- the rarD gene encoding EamA family transporter RarD, whose translation MSRETKLGLLYTTGAFLLWGIVPVYWKMLQHVPAIEILAHRIVWGLVFVSIWMTVRRRWPDLREVFGRPGTVAALLASTIFIATNWGLFIYAVVTDRVLATSLGYFINPLVNILLGLVVLHERLNRRQWTAVALASLAVVLLTVQAGELPWISLVLPVSFGLYSLLRKTVHADAVVGLTFETAALTPLAVGLLVHQERLGVGALGHLGFKTDFLLVVSGAVTAVPLILFTLGVRRIRLSTAGLLQYIAPTCTFLLAVLVYDEPFSTAHAISFGLIWAALAIYSLDLRARLRQVPAIDAAVSPAIPPLED comes from the coding sequence TTGAGTCGAGAGACCAAACTGGGCTTGCTGTACACAACCGGAGCGTTCCTGCTTTGGGGCATTGTGCCGGTGTACTGGAAGATGCTGCAACACGTACCGGCGATCGAAATCCTCGCCCACCGGATCGTCTGGGGCCTGGTCTTTGTCTCGATCTGGATGACGGTCCGCAGGCGTTGGCCTGATCTGCGAGAGGTATTCGGACGCCCCGGAACAGTCGCTGCGCTTCTCGCGTCGACGATCTTCATCGCTACCAACTGGGGTCTCTTCATCTACGCGGTCGTCACCGACCGAGTGCTGGCGACCTCGCTGGGTTATTTCATCAACCCGTTGGTCAACATACTCCTCGGCCTCGTCGTGCTTCACGAGCGGCTCAACCGGCGCCAATGGACGGCCGTCGCCCTCGCCTCTCTCGCGGTCGTCCTGTTGACCGTGCAGGCCGGCGAGCTTCCATGGATCTCTCTCGTGCTACCGGTTTCTTTCGGTCTCTACTCTCTGCTCCGGAAAACGGTTCATGCCGACGCGGTGGTCGGCCTGACCTTCGAGACAGCCGCTCTCACCCCACTGGCCGTAGGGCTGCTCGTCCACCAGGAGCGCCTCGGGGTCGGGGCTCTCGGTCACCTGGGTTTCAAAACCGACTTCCTGCTGGTGGTCTCAGGCGCCGTCACCGCCGTACCCTTGATCCTCTTCACCCTCGGCGTGCGGCGAATCCGCCTGTCGACTGCCGGCCTCCTCCAGTACATCGCGCCGACCTGCACCTTCTTGCTCGCGGTCCTGGTCTACGATGAACCGTTTTCCACTGCTCATGCCATCAGTTTCGGACTCATCTGGGCCGCTCTTGCCATCTACAGCCTCGATCTCCGGGCGAGGCTTCGCCAGGTGCCGGCGATAGACGCCGCCGTGTCACCGGCCATTCCGCCCCTCGAGGACTGA
- a CDS encoding phage terminase large subunit family protein — MSPTEEMIEVFCPRCGEAYVHWENPVSSSSAFSTCPHCGYDPSTDRLIHEDGVWSLVAEEEERAEH, encoded by the coding sequence ATGAGCCCGACCGAAGAAATGATCGAAGTCTTTTGTCCCCGGTGCGGTGAAGCCTACGTTCACTGGGAGAACCCCGTTTCGAGTTCCTCGGCATTTTCCACCTGCCCCCACTGCGGCTACGATCCCTCGACTGACCGGCTCATTCACGAGGACGGCGTCTGGTCGCTGGTCGCCGAGGAAGAAGAGCGCGCCGAGCATTGA